A DNA window from Helicobacteraceae bacterium contains the following coding sequences:
- a CDS encoding iron-sulfur cluster assembly scaffold protein → MSKNSLIGGALWEEYSSKVSQRMDNPVNRGEITQKEAQELGARLIVADFGAESCGDAVRLFWAVDPSSHIVKAAKFKSFGCGTAIASSDMMAELCVGKTVDEAAKITNIDVEFALRDAPDTPAVPPQKMHCSVMAYDVIKRAAAIYNGVDISEYENKDMVCECAQVTLSMIKEVIKINNLTSVEEITAYTKAGAFCKSCVRPGGHEARHFYLVDILRETLAEVEREKILESSVAQDFASMSLVQKIKAVEKTLDDSIRPMLMMDGGNLELLDIKDSPDHIDVYIRYLGACSGCATGSTGTLYAIDSVLKEKLDYRVRVLPV, encoded by the coding sequence ATGAGCAAGAATAGCTTAATTGGCGGCGCGCTGTGGGAGGAGTATTCCAGTAAGGTTTCGCAAAGAATGGACAACCCCGTCAATCGCGGGGAGATTACGCAAAAGGAGGCGCAAGAGCTTGGCGCGCGTCTGATTGTGGCGGATTTTGGCGCGGAGTCGTGCGGGGACGCGGTACGGCTTTTTTGGGCGGTTGATCCTAGCAGCCATATCGTGAAAGCGGCTAAGTTTAAGAGTTTTGGTTGCGGCACGGCGATCGCCTCTAGCGATATGATGGCGGAGCTTTGCGTCGGCAAAACGGTGGACGAGGCGGCAAAAATCACCAATATAGACGTGGAATTCGCCTTGCGCGACGCGCCCGACACCCCCGCCGTGCCGCCGCAGAAAATGCACTGCTCCGTGATGGCTTACGACGTTATTAAACGCGCGGCGGCGATCTACAACGGGGTCGATATAAGCGAATACGAAAACAAAGATATGGTTTGCGAGTGCGCGCAGGTAACGCTTAGTATGATAAAAGAGGTTATCAAGATTAACAACCTGACAAGCGTCGAAGAGATTACCGCTTACACCAAAGCGGGCGCGTTTTGCAAAAGTTGCGTTCGCCCGGGCGGACACGAGGCGCGTCATTTTTACCTTGTCGATATACTGCGCGAAACGTTAGCCGAGGTTGAGCGCGAAAAGATTTTAGAATCCAGCGTCGCTCAGGATTTCGCGTCGATGAGTCTGGTTCAGAAGATTAAGGCGGTGGAAAAAACCCTCGACGATAGCATTCGCCCTATGCTGATGATGGACGGCGGCAATTTAGAGCTGCTAGATATTAAAGATTCGCCCGATCATATCGACGTTTATATCCGCTATCTTGGCGCCTGCTCCGGCTGCGCGACGGGATCGACGGGGACGCTTTACGCGATCGACAGCGTTTTGAAAGAGAAACTAGACTACCGCGTGCGCGTTTTGCCGGTTTAA